From Methanooceanicella nereidis, a single genomic window includes:
- a CDS encoding protein translocase SEC61 complex subunit gamma: protein MAEKANALSLENISNTIKQYIRILQLTRKPSNEEFLTISKVAGAGILIIGLIGFLVYLIMVLIPRALL, encoded by the coding sequence TTGGCAGAGAAGGCAAATGCACTATCATTAGAAAATATATCTAACACAATAAAACAGTACATAAGGATACTCCAGTTAACGCGTAAGCCGAGCAATGAGGAGTTCTTGACTATCTCAAAAGTTGCTGGCGCCGGGATATTGATCATTGGTCTTATCGGATTCCTGGTATACCTTATCATGGTTCTAATACCAAGAGCATTGTTATAA
- a CDS encoding transcription elongation factor Spt5 codes for MAEETPKSAIFAVKTTANQERSVANLLAMVARKENMDIRSILVPEELKGYVLVESPMPEIVEMAIQNIPHAKTIVKGASSIAEVQHFLAPKPTVTGITEGDIVELIAGPFKGERARVRRIDESKEEITVELSEAMVPIPITVRGDIVRVLSKEETSHKS; via the coding sequence ATGGCAGAGGAAACACCTAAATCGGCTATATTCGCAGTAAAGACGACGGCTAACCAGGAAAGGTCCGTGGCGAACCTGCTCGCGATGGTAGCCAGAAAAGAAAATATGGATATTCGTTCTATCTTAGTACCGGAAGAGCTTAAGGGATATGTACTTGTAGAGTCGCCAATGCCCGAAATTGTGGAGATGGCGATACAGAACATCCCTCATGCTAAGACCATAGTGAAAGGAGCCTCTTCCATAGCCGAGGTCCAGCATTTCCTGGCACCGAAGCCGACTGTCACGGGCATAACGGAAGGAGACATCGTAGAGCTTATCGCCGGCCCGTTCAAGGGTGAGCGCGCCCGCGTCAGAAGGATAGACGAGTCCAAGGAAGAGATCACTGTCGAGCTTTCAGAAGCAATGGTACCCATACCCATCACTGTCAGAGGCGACATCGTGAGGGTATTAAGCAAAGAAGAGACCAGCCATAAAAGCTAA